In Camelina sativa cultivar DH55 chromosome 17, Cs, whole genome shotgun sequence, the genomic stretch AGAatgtaaaacatataacatGATGTCTCAATCGATTCATAAAAGATCCAATCAGAAATGTCTAACCATGAAATTAGTAAGCGAAGATTTCCCTGCGTTTGGTGGACCGATGATGCCGACATTAAGCGActtctgatcttcttctctaacCTCACCTTCACCAAGCTCTTCATCAGGTGACTCCAACGCAGCCTCTAAGAGAGCCTTGGCTAGAATCCTCGAACTATCAACactatcctcatcatcatcatcatcatcatcttcttcagaacTCTCTTCTTCTGCAACTTTCACTTTACCTTTCTCTGCCAAGTTTTCAAAGAAGGCTTTGTTGACTCTTTCCCTGTACCCTTTATCCCAAGTAGCTTGCTTGGGCTTTTTCACTGAGTCTCCAGGTGAATCTTCGATTGGGTATTGGCTGCTATCGAAAACAGAGTCGCTGCTTGATCCGTCTTCGTTGACGGAAGTGGGTTCGTCTAGATTCGGCTGCGCTGAGTATAACCGGCGGAGAAAGTTCTGAGATTGATGGGGTTTACAAGGtgttgtcgtcgtcgtcgttcgTGAGATGGAAATTAGTAGTCGTAGAGATCTAAAAGCTTTCATTTTTGCAACAATGGCGAAGCAAGCAGCGATCTCGAATAAGTATACAGATTTGAAGAGAGAGGCTTCGAGGGTTTTAGAGGTTTTGATGTTTTGGggaaaatgaaaaggaaatggGTACAGGGAAAGAGTAGAAACTAACTAAATATTTACAGATAGACCCCTTCATTTTGACAAATCCCACTTTTAACCCCTAACGTTTGTATTCGATAAATTTTGAGGTATTCCCTATTTTGAGGTTTCATCTGTATGTTTGTAATACACAGACTTCCATTTTCATCGTCTGTTACAGAGGCTTGCATATACCGTTAATGGAATGAGTTTTACTTTGTATACTAAAATACGATGCAAACACTTTTGGAGAATctgtattatataataatttatcaaTTCAGATTTCAGAACAAAAAGAGACCAAGGTTCTTGAAGTCTCCCAAGgacataaaaagaaagaaagactcgAAACTTTTGGAGAGAAACATCTCTGCGATCCCCTATAACAATGCAATGGTAAACTAACTCACCTTAGCTAAAGAATACAACAGAAAGTAACAGCTTTAAGTCAGATCATAAATTCAGCTTCTGAAAATCTGAACAAAAGTGAGTGAAGAGCTGTAGTAACAAAGCCCCTTCATTATCGCCTATCTTCCCCAcaggtttggttttgtttggtgcTGAAATCTAAAACGCCATCCGCCCAGCAAGCCTACTCTCTGAGATTCGTCTGTCTATGGCTGCATTTATCGAGTTCATCTGCAACAATTACCAAACTTGGTTCTGAGTAAAAAAGTTGGATGCTTTATTATAACAGACttaaacaagtttttttcttctatggtCTCCCAAGGTCGTGATTGTGCAAAGGTACCAAGCTTTgcaaagttaaaaatataaaaagagctGACCTGGGTTTGAAACCAAACCTGTAGAGTATGATCTTGTGGAACCAATCACCACATTTTTTTATACAATACAAGAGACAGgagatatataataaaacacaaacaGATACAAAGGTGATTTTCTTTACTACCTATTGCTAGTACTATTGGAAGCTACTAATGATACCTTTTGAACATTAATGATTCGAAATGCTCAAGTTTCTTGCCTAAGTTATATTCTAAGggaataaaattataaactgaATGATATGGTGGTACCTCTTAGCACAGAAACAATAGAATCTGGAATGGAGAAGCATAAATAAAGCCTACCGATTGGGTTAGACGTGCAAAAGCAAACTCTTCTTAACTTTAAAAAGGGCAAATCAGAACTTACCTGGCTGGTTTCGTCGTGCACTTTGTATTTCGGTAAGGACATTCTTCTTTCCTCCTGCAGATACAGACACATTGCGTCagatcaaaaacaaatcattcatTACTCGCAATTTTCCAATTGATACCATTCCAACATGATGTAAAGAAATAAACTAACCATAGACATCGCTTCATCATCCCATACAAGATAGACCTCATTAGGCTGATTGCTAGGAGCTTTATTTGCAATTACTGGAGGTGGACCAATTGAAGGACCACTGGTGTTTGGACCAGAGGCATAAGAATGAGAATTAGTCCCACCTATTAACATGATAAAGATATTAGCTGGTGTTCTAAACCAAATGTAAGCCAATGACTAAGAACTTAAGATTGAACCTGGGATAGAATTGTTAGGCGGATAAGCATTTACTGATCCTAAAGCATCTGCATGAGACGGTTGCTGAGCCCCACCAACAGGCAGAGGAGTAGAAAATGGTGAAGCTTGAGAAGGAATGCTGTTATTCACAACAGGGAACAGAGGTTGAGGAACCGGCATTGCAGGTGATGATGAAGGAATCCCAGGAGGTGTAACTCCAGGCATTGGTGAAGGTTGTACTACAGGAGCTGAGGTTGGCAGAGTCATCCCCATATTTTGAACAGGAAAAAGTGGTTGTGGTCGATACCCTAAGTGGGCAGCTGGAGGTACAGAAGCCGCTGGATTTTGCGGATACCACTGTTGTGGGCGAGGAGGCGGCATAGGCCATACAGGACCAGGAGGACGCATAGTAGCACCGGGATAATACCTGCTGacacgaaattatatatcatgGTCAGTAGCTATACATATTACATATCTTAGATAATgaagtatttataataaaaaaaaaaactgtttttacaGGACGCCAAAAGGAGCAATAGAACTAAAGGATAAATATTTCCCCATCATTTAGCATGGATTGGATTTTGAAAACAAAGACAGCATCTACAAAATCAACAAGTAACAACGATAGAGAGAGACTAGCATTAATAGTACATACATTGGTCGCACAACACCAGGCATTTGTTGAGGCGGATATACCATTCCATATGGTCTAGGAACTACACCACCAAGAGGGGTAGAAGGAATTTCGACTTTCGCAGCTTTTGCTGGAGGCTCTTCCTCTGCAGAAAACATGAGTTCAGTTCAAAAGGTACCATATGTCCATATGAAATAAACCagcacaataaaaaaaaattaataactttaaaaaggCGAAAATCCGCATCAAAATAAGAACGAGTTTATGACCATTAGATGCAATGAACCCATAGCACTTGACGAAGTGACAGACATACTACTTACATTACTTCTCTAAATCGATGGCCAATAATGTAAACAATCATCTCAGCTCCTTACCTTCTTCTCCGTAATGAGCAGCCAAGACATCGGGTGGAATTCCTTGCATTCCATATATTTCAATATCGGTTGAATCTCGACCGGTTTTAGCATTAGGAACCCTGGtgtgaaaaatgtaaaagatatcaaagttagttgtgtcatggaatcaaacaaagAGGGACCTATATAATAGTGCATCTCTGCAAACACAAGGTATGGAACTGAAAGGGTTCCCTAATCAAATCAGACGAAAAACAACATTGACAGGAACTGAGTTGATAATACCCAGGTCTCAAAATTCAACTAAACGAaccaaagggaaaaaaaaaaaaccaaatcaaattccAAATTCAACATGCAAACACATTAAAAGACCCTTCAGTTAGACCTAGACAACCTATCAAGCAAAAGATTGTTCCTTTCTTAGACAGAAACCAGGGTTTATGACCAGCAGACATGGATGACATTAACCAAACCCCTTCAAGACCTAATCCAAAAAAGATTCAAATTCACTAATTTCCCAATAAACATTCACATTCAACCGATTCAAATCACAAAGCAGCAGTCAATTAGGACAATTAACATCAACCAAAAGATGATCACACAGAACAAGATCATAGAGGCATCAACTCCTAATATCCAAATCAACCCAATACACAAAAAGGAGCCATAA encodes the following:
- the LOC104757492 gene encoding protein SUPPRESSOR OF FRI 4 isoform X2 encodes the protein MGKKKKRATEKVWCYYCDREFDDEKILVQHQKAKHFKCHVCHKKLSTASGMVIHVLQVHKENVTKVPNAKTGRDSTDIEIYGMQGIPPDVLAAHYGEEEEEPPAKAAKVEIPSTPLGGVVPRPYGMVYPPQQMPGVVRPMYYPGATMRPPGPVWPMPPPRPQQWYPQNPAASVPPAAHLGYRPQPLFPVQNMGMTLPTSAPVVQPSPMPGVTPPGIPSSSPAMPVPQPLFPVVNNSIPSQASPFSTPLPVGGAQQPSHADALGSVNAYPPNNSIPGGTNSHSYASGPNTSGPSIGPPPVIANKAPSNQPNEVYLVWDDEAMSMEERRMSLPKYKVHDETSQMNSINAAIDRRISESRLAGRMAF
- the LOC104757492 gene encoding protein SUPPRESSOR OF FRI 4 isoform X1 — translated: MGKKKKRATEKVWCYYCDREFDDEKILVQHQKAKHFKCHVCHKKLSTASGMVIHVLQVHKENVTKVPNAKTGRDSTDIEIYGMQGIPPDVLAAHYGEEEEEPPAKAAKVEIPSTPLGGVVPRPYGMVYPPQQMPGVVRPMYYPGATMRPPGPVWPMPPPRPQQWYPQNPAASVPPAAHLGYRPQPLFPVQNMGMTLPTSAPVVQPSPMPGVTPPGIPSSSPAMPVPQPLFPVVNNSIPSQASPFSTPLPVGGAQQPSHADALGSVNAYPPNNSIPGGTNSHSYASGPNTSGPSIGPPPVIANKAPSNQPNEVYLVWDDEAMSMEERRMSLPKYKVHDETSQVSSDLPFLKLRRVCFCTSNPIGRLYLCFSIPDSIVSVLRGTTISFSL